From Streptomyces sp. NBC_00370, a single genomic window includes:
- a CDS encoding AraC family transcriptional regulator, producing MNLDEHRTLLARHARPDWTTAIDGVHISKVDRSDPPAPSMSGTLLAVIVQGAKRLALGERVFEYGPGQYLVASVDLPVTGQFTRADPEQPALGFGLVLEPSAIADLLLGTGSGAAHTPRTSGGAPSGIAVSDAPDALLDAVVRMLRLLDEPRDRAVLAPLIKREILWRLINGEHGATVRQLGLADSSLSHVSRAVRWIREHYAQPFRVEDVARQAGMGVSAFYRNFQSVTAMSPIQFQKQIRLQEARLLLATHPGDVTGVGHRVGYDNPSQFSREYRRQFGAPPSQDAAQLRRAVRTPAGVLT from the coding sequence ATGAACCTCGATGAGCACCGCACCCTGCTGGCCCGCCACGCGCGGCCCGACTGGACCACCGCCATCGACGGTGTCCACATCTCGAAGGTCGACCGCTCCGATCCGCCCGCGCCCTCGATGTCCGGTACGCTCCTCGCCGTCATCGTCCAGGGCGCCAAGCGCCTCGCCCTGGGGGAGCGGGTGTTCGAGTACGGGCCCGGGCAGTATCTGGTCGCTTCCGTCGACCTGCCTGTCACGGGACAGTTCACTCGGGCCGACCCCGAGCAGCCCGCGCTGGGGTTCGGCCTCGTCCTGGAACCGTCCGCCATCGCCGACCTGCTGCTCGGAACCGGGTCCGGGGCCGCGCACACCCCCCGTACCAGCGGTGGCGCGCCGTCGGGGATCGCCGTCAGCGACGCGCCGGACGCGCTGCTGGACGCGGTGGTGCGGATGCTGCGCCTGCTCGACGAGCCACGCGACCGGGCCGTCCTGGCCCCGCTGATCAAGCGCGAGATCCTGTGGCGGCTGATCAACGGCGAGCACGGCGCGACGGTGCGCCAGCTCGGCCTTGCGGACAGCAGCCTTAGCCATGTCTCACGGGCCGTGCGCTGGATCCGGGAGCACTACGCGCAGCCCTTCCGGGTCGAGGACGTGGCGCGCCAGGCCGGCATGGGCGTCTCCGCCTTCTACCGCAACTTCCAGTCGGTGACGGCGATGAGCCCCATCCAGTTCCAGAAGCAGATCCGGCTGCAGGAGGCCCGGCTGCTGCTCGCCACCCACCCCGGCGACGTCACCGGGGTGGGCCATCGGGTCGGGTACGACAACCCCTCCCAGTTCAGCCGGGAGTACCGCCGTCAGTTCGGCGCGCCCCCGAGCCAGGACGCCGCCCAGCTGCGTCGGGCGGTACGGACACCCGCAGGTGTCCTGACCTGA
- a CDS encoding serine hydrolase domain-containing protein has product MRRTPRRRLLAATLFVASVVIPMTAAPATTVQATTVRATDARTTPTDGHPGSRPAAGGLGPVLTARLDKTIEDVRRQADIPGVAVGLWMPGKGSYVRATGVADTVTGRPMTVNPYVRIGSETKTFTVTALLQLVDDHRIRLDDPISRYVRGVPNGHHITLRQLAEMRSGLFPYTSDEDFNQALLSDPERYFTPHEVLAYGFKHPNTAAPGTQFEYCNSNLVLLGLVIEKVTGHPLADVIDHRVLRPAGLHDTLFPHGPEFPEPHPHGYTDQTLSGAVGDATDWNPSWAWAAGAMISNLHDLRRWADVVATGKLLSPQTQAQRLTTLPTGFPGTTYGLGIFETNGWIGHNGSIPGYETVTVYLPSQRATLVIMINTDITTGGAEPSTLLARAITAVATPDNVYDGSVVTR; this is encoded by the coding sequence ATGCGACGTACGCCCCGCCGCCGACTGCTCGCCGCGACACTGTTCGTCGCGTCCGTCGTGATTCCGATGACGGCTGCGCCGGCCACGACCGTCCAGGCCACGACGGTGCGAGCCACTGACGCCCGCACCACGCCCACCGACGGGCACCCGGGGAGCCGGCCGGCCGCCGGCGGTCTCGGCCCCGTCCTGACCGCCCGGCTCGACAAGACGATCGAGGACGTCCGCCGGCAGGCGGACATTCCCGGTGTCGCCGTCGGCCTGTGGATGCCGGGCAAGGGAAGCTACGTCCGCGCGACCGGCGTCGCCGACACCGTCACCGGCCGGCCGATGACCGTCAACCCCTACGTACGGATCGGCAGCGAGACCAAGACCTTCACGGTCACCGCGCTCCTCCAGCTCGTGGACGACCACCGGATCCGGCTGGACGACCCGATCTCCCGCTACGTCCGCGGTGTGCCGAACGGACACCACATCACGCTCCGCCAACTCGCCGAGATGCGCAGCGGATTGTTCCCGTACACCTCCGACGAGGACTTCAACCAGGCCCTGTTGAGCGACCCGGAGCGCTACTTCACCCCTCATGAGGTGCTCGCGTACGGCTTCAAGCACCCGAACACCGCCGCGCCGGGGACGCAGTTCGAGTACTGCAACTCCAACCTGGTCCTGCTCGGTCTTGTGATCGAGAAGGTCACCGGTCACCCGCTCGCCGACGTCATCGACCATCGGGTGCTCCGCCCCGCGGGCCTGCACGACACACTGTTCCCGCACGGACCCGAGTTCCCCGAACCACATCCGCACGGCTACACCGACCAGACGCTGAGCGGAGCCGTCGGCGACGCCACCGACTGGAACCCCAGTTGGGCGTGGGCGGCGGGGGCGATGATCTCGAACCTGCACGACCTGCGCCGCTGGGCGGACGTCGTCGCCACCGGAAAGCTGCTCAGCCCGCAGACCCAGGCACAGCGCCTCACGACACTGCCGACCGGCTTCCCCGGCACCACGTACGGCCTCGGCATCTTCGAGACCAACGGATGGATCGGCCACAACGGCTCCATCCCGGGGTACGAGACGGTGACCGTCTATCTGCCCTCGCAGCGGGCCACCCTGGTGATCATGATCAACACGGACATCACCACCGGGGGCGCGGAGCCGTCCACCCTCCTCGCCCGCGCGATCACGGCGGTCGCGACCCCCGACAACGTCTACGACGGCTCGGTCGTCACACGCTAG
- a CDS encoding glycoside hydrolase domain-containing protein: MSKHRMSKRNRMVAWAAAGVVLAAGGAVTANAVTGTAATAKLPAPSLYAGRAFDTCTAPSLATMKAWKASKFYGAAAVYIGGKNRGCAQPQLTASWVRSVSASGWKLVPLYVAAQPPCQTSRNTDRIVASTAAAQGTRDGNDAVAKASALKMTAGSALYLDMEPYDTANASCNTAVLTYVRAWTRAVHAKKYWSGYYGFTSSSAAAVATAKSRTDLPDALWYALWDKKKTTTTDWRWSTSLYTGHRRAHQYIANSKEIHGGVTLTVDRNAWDAPVAVIAK; the protein is encoded by the coding sequence ATGTCCAAGCACCGTATGTCCAAGCGCAACCGCATGGTGGCGTGGGCCGCCGCAGGCGTCGTGCTGGCAGCCGGCGGGGCGGTCACCGCCAACGCCGTCACCGGTACGGCGGCCACGGCGAAACTGCCCGCGCCCTCGCTCTACGCGGGCCGGGCGTTCGACACCTGCACCGCGCCCTCGCTCGCCACGATGAAGGCGTGGAAGGCGTCGAAGTTCTACGGCGCCGCAGCCGTCTACATCGGCGGGAAGAACCGTGGCTGCGCGCAGCCGCAGCTGACCGCCTCATGGGTCAGATCGGTCTCCGCCTCCGGCTGGAAGCTCGTGCCGCTGTACGTGGCCGCGCAGCCGCCGTGCCAGACCAGCCGCAACACCGACAGGATCGTCGCCTCCACGGCGGCGGCCCAGGGCACCCGGGACGGCAACGACGCCGTCGCCAAGGCGAGTGCGCTCAAGATGACGGCGGGCAGCGCGCTCTACCTCGACATGGAGCCGTACGACACCGCCAACGCCTCCTGCAACACCGCGGTCCTCACCTACGTCCGTGCCTGGACCCGTGCCGTGCACGCGAAGAAGTACTGGTCCGGCTACTACGGCTTCACGTCCTCCAGCGCGGCGGCCGTCGCGACAGCGAAGAGCCGCACCGATCTGCCCGACGCCCTCTGGTACGCGCTGTGGGACAAGAAGAAGACAACGACGACCGACTGGCGCTGGAGCACGTCGCTGTACACCGGTCACCGCCGCGCCCATCAGTACATCGCCAACAGCAAGGAGATCCACGGCGGTGTCACCCTGACCGTCGACCGCAACGCGTGGGACGCGCCGGTCGCCGTCATCGCCAAGTAG
- a CDS encoding VOC family protein — protein sequence MALRPVQVNIKALDGSAVDRFWAEALGWSVFRPGVTTYVAPAGELVWPHPDDVCLDIVPVPEPKSATKNRVHLDLATRSAAHQAELVARLQALGATPAQVGQGDVPWTVLADPEGNEFCVLEPREVYRDTGPIAAVVVDCEDPPAMARFWGRATDWTVREVTHEQATLRSARGVGPYLEFLRTPGGKTVPDRVHLGLLPYPGDDRAAEVARLRALGATDLDVGQGDVPWTCLADPEGHEFCVLAPS from the coding sequence ATGGCGTTGCGACCTGTTCAGGTGAACATCAAGGCTCTTGACGGCTCGGCGGTCGACCGGTTCTGGGCGGAGGCGCTCGGCTGGAGTGTTTTCCGGCCCGGCGTGACCACGTACGTCGCACCAGCCGGCGAACTCGTCTGGCCGCACCCGGACGACGTCTGCCTCGACATCGTTCCGGTCCCGGAACCCAAGTCGGCGACGAAGAACCGTGTGCACCTCGATCTCGCCACCCGCTCCGCCGCCCATCAGGCGGAGTTGGTCGCGCGCCTCCAGGCTCTCGGTGCGACGCCCGCGCAGGTGGGCCAGGGCGACGTGCCGTGGACGGTCCTCGCCGACCCGGAGGGCAACGAGTTCTGTGTGCTGGAGCCCCGCGAGGTCTACCGGGACACCGGGCCGATCGCCGCCGTGGTGGTCGACTGCGAGGACCCGCCGGCCATGGCCCGGTTCTGGGGCCGGGCGACGGACTGGACGGTGCGCGAAGTGACCCACGAACAGGCGACGTTGCGCTCCGCCCGGGGCGTCGGCCCGTATCTCGAATTCCTCCGCACGCCCGGCGGCAAGACCGTGCCGGACCGCGTCCACCTCGGCCTGCTGCCGTACCCCGGTGACGACCGGGCGGCGGAGGTGGCCCGGCTGCGGGCCCTCGGCGCCACCGATCTCGACGTCGGCCAGGGCGATGTCCCGTGGACATGTCTGGCCGACCCCGAGGGCCACGAGTTCTGCGTCCTCGCCCCGTCCTGA
- a CDS encoding VOC family protein, which translates to MPLALPPLFHVGIVVSDFDRAVADYERRWAATTERVTDLSFTAARLHGEEVSCSARYGFINTGASEIELIQPLTGRSPYTEFLETNGEGVHHLAYVVESVDAYLAALREAGEEPRVVFDAAVADVTRFVYLDDLAHGPVVELIETSV; encoded by the coding sequence ATGCCCCTCGCCCTCCCTCCGCTGTTCCACGTCGGCATCGTGGTGTCGGACTTCGACCGTGCCGTCGCCGACTACGAACGGCGGTGGGCGGCCACGACCGAGCGGGTCACGGACCTCAGCTTCACCGCGGCCCGGCTCCACGGGGAAGAGGTCTCCTGCTCGGCCCGCTACGGCTTCATCAACACCGGAGCGTCCGAGATCGAACTGATCCAGCCCCTCACCGGCCGCTCGCCCTACACGGAGTTCCTGGAGACCAACGGCGAGGGCGTCCATCACCTCGCCTACGTCGTGGAGAGCGTCGACGCGTATCTCGCCGCGCTGCGCGAGGCGGGCGAGGAGCCGCGGGTGGTCTTCGACGCGGCCGTCGCTGACGTCACCCGCTTCGTCTACCTGGACGATCTGGCGCACGGCCCGGTCGTCGAGCTGATCGAGACCTCCGTCTGA
- a CDS encoding putative immunity protein: protein MSSDPDEIELSLRELREITGYAADCASRVLSLYERAVPADPRPREAIEAARAFAEGGRRTAALRQCGWAAFKAAGEAAASPAADSPAAAEAARAASHAAGAAYLHPKASAHQVKHILGAAANAARAAELAPEADGHAAEEAVERARRHAPPAVTTVLARLPAAPAGGGRVGELVRDLDTALRGRDGW, encoded by the coding sequence GTGTCGAGCGACCCGGACGAGATCGAACTGAGCCTGCGCGAACTTCGCGAGATCACGGGCTACGCGGCGGACTGCGCGAGCAGGGTGCTGTCCCTCTACGAGCGGGCCGTGCCCGCCGACCCGCGCCCGCGCGAGGCGATCGAAGCGGCGCGTGCCTTCGCGGAGGGCGGCCGGCGTACGGCCGCTCTGCGGCAGTGTGGGTGGGCGGCGTTCAAGGCGGCGGGAGAAGCGGCGGCCTCACCTGCGGCGGACTCGCCCGCGGCGGCCGAGGCGGCGCGAGCGGCGAGCCATGCGGCCGGCGCCGCGTACCTTCACCCCAAGGCCAGCGCCCATCAGGTCAAACACATCCTCGGTGCGGCGGCGAACGCGGCCCGGGCGGCGGAGCTGGCCCCCGAAGCCGACGGGCACGCCGCCGAGGAGGCTGTCGAACGGGCCCGCCGCCACGCCCCGCCTGCGGTCACCACGGTCCTCGCGCGGCTGCCCGCGGCCCCCGCCGGTGGCGGCCGCGTGGGTGAGCTCGTCCGGGACCTCGACACCGCCCTCCGGGGCCGGGACGGGTGGTGA
- a CDS encoding acyl-CoA dehydrogenase family protein — protein MRRTAFHDDHEAFRAVLRDFIAAEITPMYHEWETAGRVPRDFYLKLGKLGILGFGVPEEYGGAGRTSFKYNAVMAEECARAGVTFGGASAHLALPATFVKYTTDEQKKRWLPAFTTGEMMTAIAITEPGAGSDVAGLSATAEPTEDGAHYLLSGVKSFVSGGAQADLVLVACRTSGAGRDDRRGGLSLLAVDTRSAGVTVSSEPATLGLRSSDIVEMTFTDVRVPAENVVGGPGNGFACLADIFPQERLGIAVGAYAHAAAAVRFATEYVRERTAFGKPLAAFQNTKFVLADCKADVDALQAVADRALDAFDAGELTADEAASAKLFCTETATRVVDKCLQLHGGYGFMMEYPVARLYADNRASRIFGGTSEIMRTIVAKSMGL, from the coding sequence GTGCGGCGTACCGCTTTCCACGACGACCATGAGGCGTTCCGTGCTGTACTGCGGGACTTCATCGCGGCAGAGATCACGCCCATGTATCACGAGTGGGAGACCGCAGGCCGGGTCCCCCGTGATTTTTACCTGAAACTGGGCAAGCTCGGTATTCTCGGTTTCGGTGTTCCCGAGGAGTACGGGGGCGCCGGCCGGACGAGCTTCAAGTACAACGCCGTCATGGCGGAGGAGTGTGCGCGGGCCGGGGTCACCTTCGGTGGCGCCAGTGCCCATTTGGCGCTTCCCGCGACTTTCGTCAAATACACGACGGACGAGCAGAAGAAGCGCTGGCTGCCCGCCTTCACCACCGGCGAGATGATGACGGCCATCGCCATCACGGAGCCGGGTGCCGGCTCCGACGTCGCGGGGCTGAGTGCCACGGCCGAGCCGACCGAGGACGGCGCGCACTACCTGCTGAGCGGCGTCAAGTCGTTCGTCTCCGGGGGCGCCCAGGCCGATCTGGTGCTTGTCGCCTGCCGCACCTCCGGCGCCGGGCGGGACGACAGGCGCGGCGGTCTGTCACTGCTGGCCGTCGACACCCGCTCCGCCGGTGTCACCGTCAGCTCGGAGCCGGCCACCCTCGGGCTGCGCTCGTCGGACATCGTCGAGATGACGTTCACCGACGTACGGGTCCCCGCGGAGAACGTGGTCGGCGGGCCCGGCAACGGCTTCGCCTGCCTGGCGGACATCTTCCCGCAGGAGCGGCTGGGCATCGCCGTCGGCGCGTACGCCCACGCCGCTGCGGCGGTGCGTTTCGCGACCGAGTACGTGCGCGAGCGCACCGCGTTCGGCAAGCCGCTCGCCGCCTTCCAGAACACCAAGTTCGTACTGGCCGACTGCAAGGCCGACGTCGACGCCCTGCAGGCGGTCGCCGACCGGGCGCTCGACGCCTTCGACGCCGGGGAGTTGACGGCGGACGAGGCCGCTTCGGCCAAGCTGTTCTGTACGGAGACCGCGACCCGGGTCGTCGACAAGTGCCTTCAGCTGCACGGCGGTTACGGGTTCATGATGGAGTATCCCGTCGCCCGGCTCTACGCGGACAACCGGGCGAGCAGGATCTTCGGTGGCACGAGCGAGATCATGCGCACGATCGTGGCCAAGTCGATGGGTCTGTGA
- a CDS encoding cytochrome P450 yields MSSEYPQDPRWAEQRGGPDSPIVEATRDWMLMRDGEAHRRLRGLANPVFTARAVRETAPRIAGIVHRIMDDMGGGRDIDLIGSLAAQVPVTVFCGLGGLPVEDSDLCRKWTDALGHVIDPAVDETTRTAMNDAAKEFGAYIAEHLARRRAAPQDDILSRLLLAEFDGQRLTDDEIIANVMMFFMGGHETTVNLIGNGMLGLLHHPDQLRALRADPGLVQDGIDELLRYDAPIQLVARITTDDIEIAGTTVPAGSKVMILLGAANRDPLRYQDPDRLDLSRKDVRPLSFGGGPHYCIGAMLAKTEARLVFTELVSRYRDITLSCEDVVWRRQVNIRGLSELRVDLVS; encoded by the coding sequence TTGAGCAGCGAGTACCCGCAGGACCCCAGATGGGCCGAGCAGCGCGGCGGACCGGACAGTCCGATCGTCGAGGCCACCCGCGACTGGATGCTGATGCGGGACGGGGAGGCGCATCGCAGGCTGCGCGGCCTGGCCAATCCGGTGTTCACCGCACGGGCGGTACGGGAGACCGCGCCCAGGATCGCCGGCATCGTGCACCGGATCATGGACGACATGGGCGGCGGCCGGGACATCGATCTGATCGGCTCGCTCGCCGCACAGGTGCCGGTCACGGTCTTCTGCGGGCTCGGCGGGCTGCCGGTGGAGGACAGCGACCTGTGCCGGAAGTGGACGGACGCGCTGGGGCACGTCATCGATCCGGCTGTCGACGAGACCACCCGTACGGCCATGAACGACGCGGCGAAGGAGTTCGGCGCCTACATCGCCGAGCATCTGGCCAGGCGGCGCGCCGCCCCGCAGGACGACATCCTCTCCCGGCTGCTGCTGGCCGAGTTCGACGGTCAGAGGCTCACCGACGACGAGATCATCGCCAACGTCATGATGTTCTTCATGGGCGGCCACGAGACGACCGTCAACCTCATCGGCAACGGCATGCTGGGCCTGCTGCACCACCCTGACCAGCTGCGGGCGCTGCGCGCCGACCCCGGTCTCGTCCAGGACGGCATCGACGAACTGCTGCGCTACGACGCGCCGATCCAGCTCGTGGCGCGTATCACCACCGACGACATCGAGATCGCGGGCACGACCGTCCCGGCCGGCTCCAAGGTGATGATCCTGCTCGGCGCGGCCAACCGCGACCCGCTGCGCTACCAGGACCCCGACCGGCTCGACCTGTCCCGGAAGGACGTGCGTCCGCTGTCCTTCGGCGGTGGCCCGCACTACTGCATCGGCGCGATGCTCGCGAAGACCGAGGCCCGGCTGGTCTTCACCGAACTCGTCAGCCGCTACCGCGACATCACCCTGTCCTGCGAGGACGTCGTATGGCGCCGGCAGGTCAACATCCGCGGCCTCAGTGAGCTGCGCGTCGACCTCGTGTCCTGA
- a CDS encoding polyprenyl synthetase family protein — MPPALREAGMVKDAVNTVLEDFLRRKRNDAEEPQMGRLLGHFAEFLAGGKRIRPLLCVTGWRGAGGNSENPSLVQVAASLEMFHAFALIHDDIMDDSDTRRGRPTIHRMLAGKQGDDRTERFGLSAAVLLGDLAFAWSDELLHTAGLTPAQYGSVLPLITEMRTEVMLGQYLDLRATGELSDDVDATLTVNRYKTAKYTVERPLHVGAALAGAGPETLAACTAYAIPLGEAFQLRDDMLGVYGDVADTGKSRLDDLRAGKNTTLVALALRACDPAQAARLRTLIGDPLLDETGAAEIRALFARTGARDAVERMIDDRYRQALRALESAPLTPGATADLKHLARTATRRNS; from the coding sequence ATGCCTCCCGCCCTGCGCGAAGCGGGAATGGTGAAAGACGCCGTCAATACCGTCCTGGAAGACTTCCTGAGGAGAAAGAGGAACGACGCGGAGGAGCCGCAGATGGGCCGCTTGCTGGGCCACTTCGCGGAATTCCTGGCAGGCGGGAAACGCATTCGTCCACTGCTGTGCGTGACAGGCTGGAGAGGGGCCGGGGGGAACAGCGAAAACCCGTCCCTCGTCCAAGTCGCTGCCTCACTCGAAATGTTCCACGCGTTCGCCCTCATTCACGACGACATCATGGACGACAGCGATACGCGACGCGGCCGTCCCACCATCCACAGAATGCTCGCCGGAAAACAGGGGGACGATCGCACGGAGCGTTTCGGGCTCAGCGCTGCTGTGCTTCTGGGTGACCTCGCCTTCGCCTGGTCCGACGAACTCCTGCACACGGCTGGACTCACCCCCGCGCAATACGGGAGTGTGCTGCCGCTGATAACCGAGATGCGCACCGAAGTGATGCTCGGGCAGTATCTGGATCTGCGGGCGACGGGTGAACTCTCCGACGATGTCGACGCCACCCTGACGGTCAACCGCTACAAGACCGCCAAATACACGGTCGAGCGCCCGTTGCATGTCGGGGCGGCCCTCGCGGGCGCGGGTCCCGAGACCCTGGCGGCCTGCACCGCCTACGCCATACCGCTGGGCGAGGCGTTCCAGCTCCGTGACGACATGCTGGGCGTGTACGGGGATGTCGCGGACACCGGCAAGTCGCGCCTGGACGATCTGCGGGCCGGCAAGAACACCACCCTGGTCGCGCTCGCGCTGCGGGCCTGCGACCCGGCGCAGGCCGCCCGGCTGCGCACCCTGATCGGCGACCCGCTCCTCGACGAGACGGGCGCGGCGGAGATCCGAGCCCTGTTCGCGCGCACCGGAGCCAGGGACGCCGTGGAGCGCATGATCGACGACCGCTACCGGCAGGCATTGCGCGCCCTCGAATCCGCCCCGCTCACACCGGGGGCCACCGCCGACCTCAAACACCTCGCGCGCACGGCTACCAGGAGGAACTCATGA
- a CDS encoding terpene synthase family protein translates to MSTDLTAAAATRDQAAPAPAAGGTARYRQEATDRFAELFSRHIDHPQQKVALTDAELREVIDACNRAVAPLGKSVSDKRWISYMDVVRWSQSARHIKDMEAFKAVCVLNCVTFVWDDMDPELHDFDLFLPQLRAVCERYYDGTDAAFAYEGARAFVTSDHMFRDSPVKRVLCTTSPEQYFRFRVTDVGVDFWMKMSYPIYRHPEFTEHAKTGLAARMTTRGLAIVNDFYSYDRENALGQITNCFRLCDVADESDFRRFFQDRLDDMTEDVECIKAFDDVTRDVLLDLVHGNFVWTTRDRRYRAAVNDVNSLIH, encoded by the coding sequence ATGAGCACAGACCTGACCGCTGCCGCCGCCACGCGGGACCAGGCCGCGCCGGCGCCCGCCGCCGGCGGCACGGCGCGCTACCGGCAGGAAGCCACTGACCGGTTCGCCGAACTGTTCTCCCGGCACATCGACCATCCCCAGCAGAAGGTGGCGCTGACCGACGCCGAGCTGCGCGAGGTCATCGACGCCTGCAACCGCGCCGTCGCACCGCTCGGCAAGAGCGTCTCCGACAAGCGCTGGATCTCGTACATGGACGTCGTGCGCTGGTCGCAGAGCGCCCGTCACATCAAGGACATGGAGGCGTTCAAGGCCGTCTGCGTCCTCAACTGCGTGACGTTCGTGTGGGACGACATGGATCCCGAGCTGCACGACTTCGACCTCTTCCTGCCGCAGTTGCGGGCCGTGTGCGAGCGCTACTACGACGGCACGGACGCGGCGTTCGCGTACGAGGGCGCCCGCGCCTTCGTCACCAGCGACCACATGTTCCGTGACTCGCCGGTCAAGCGGGTGCTCTGCACCACGTCGCCCGAGCAGTACTTCCGCTTCCGGGTCACTGACGTCGGTGTGGACTTCTGGATGAAGATGTCCTACCCGATCTACCGGCACCCCGAGTTCACCGAGCACGCCAAGACGGGCCTCGCCGCCCGGATGACGACGCGCGGCCTCGCCATCGTCAACGACTTCTACTCGTACGACCGGGAGAACGCGCTCGGTCAGATCACCAACTGCTTCCGGCTGTGCGACGTGGCGGACGAGAGCGACTTCCGGCGCTTCTTCCAGGACCGGCTGGACGACATGACCGAGGACGTCGAGTGCATCAAGGCGTTCGACGACGTCACCCGGGACGTGCTGCTCGACCTCGTCCACGGCAACTTCGTGTGGACCACCCGCGACCGGCGATACCGGGCGGCCGTGAACGACGTCAACTCGCTCATCCACTAG
- a CDS encoding cytochrome P450 encodes MTSVKSAPAEKAWRSGTAPGALPLLGHVLSLWRDPLGFLASLPAHGDLVEVRLGPSRVYLAAHPELVRQVLLNPRVFDKGGVFDKARQLLGNSLSVSRGEEHRSQRRLIQPAFHSTKIAAYTTAVADDTRTVTDRWQPGETRDIGDAMHALLMRVAARTLFSTGLDEATVEEARQCLRTVSHGIYKRTVAPLGIMEKLPTPGNRAYDHANTRLREIVADMIGRRRSEADHGDLLSTLLRAEHPDTGEKLSEDQVLDQVVTFLVAGSETTASTLAFVFHLLGTLPDVEKRLHAEVDEALGGRTPVYDDLPALPYTRNVITEALRLYPPSWMAMRVAAQDTELGGKAVSEGTMILYSAYALHHNPELFPDPETFDPGRWEGERAGQVQRGALLPFGAGSHKCIGDVLALTETALIVATVAARWRLRPVPGSRLSPEPKATLEPGPLPMICERR; translated from the coding sequence ATGACATCCGTGAAGTCCGCCCCGGCGGAAAAGGCCTGGCGCTCCGGCACCGCCCCGGGCGCGCTGCCCCTGCTCGGGCACGTGCTGTCCCTGTGGCGTGACCCGCTGGGCTTCCTCGCCTCGCTGCCCGCCCACGGCGATCTGGTCGAGGTACGGCTCGGTCCGAGCCGGGTCTATCTCGCCGCCCACCCGGAGCTGGTCAGGCAGGTGCTGCTCAATCCGCGCGTCTTCGACAAGGGAGGCGTCTTCGACAAGGCGCGGCAACTCCTCGGCAACAGCCTGTCGGTGTCGCGCGGTGAGGAGCACCGCTCCCAACGGCGGCTGATCCAGCCCGCGTTCCACTCCACCAAGATCGCCGCCTACACCACCGCCGTCGCCGACGACACCCGTACGGTCACCGACCGCTGGCAGCCGGGGGAGACCCGGGACATCGGGGACGCGATGCACGCCCTGCTGATGCGGGTGGCGGCGCGGACGTTGTTCTCCACCGGTCTCGACGAGGCCACCGTCGAGGAGGCCAGGCAGTGCCTGCGGACCGTCTCGCACGGCATCTACAAACGCACCGTCGCACCGTTGGGGATCATGGAGAAACTGCCGACCCCTGGCAACCGCGCCTACGACCACGCCAACACCCGGCTGCGCGAGATCGTCGCCGACATGATCGGCCGCCGCCGCTCCGAGGCCGACCACGGCGATCTGCTCTCCACCCTGCTGCGCGCCGAACACCCGGATACCGGCGAGAAGTTGTCCGAGGACCAGGTGCTCGACCAGGTGGTCACCTTCCTCGTCGCCGGCAGCGAGACCACCGCGTCCACACTGGCGTTCGTCTTCCACCTGCTGGGCACCCTGCCCGACGTGGAGAAGCGGCTGCACGCCGAGGTGGACGAGGCGCTCGGCGGGCGCACCCCGGTCTACGACGACCTGCCGGCCCTGCCGTACACCCGTAACGTCATCACCGAGGCGCTGCGGCTCTACCCGCCGTCGTGGATGGCGATGCGGGTGGCGGCGCAGGACACCGAACTCGGCGGAAAGGCCGTGTCCGAGGGGACGATGATCCTTTACAGCGCCTACGCGCTGCACCACAACCCCGAACTGTTCCCCGACCCCGAGACGTTCGACCCCGGACGCTGGGAAGGCGAGCGGGCGGGACAGGTACAGCGGGGCGCGCTGCTGCCGTTCGGGGCGGGCAGCCACAAGTGCATCGGTGACGTACTGGCCCTGACCGAGACGGCGCTCATCGTCGCGACCGTCGCCGCCCGTTGGCGGCTGCGTCCGGTACCGGGAAGCCGGCTCAGCCCGGAGCCGAAGGCCACGCTCGAACCGGGGCCGCTGCCCATGATCTGC